A genomic segment from Elusimicrobium sp. encodes:
- the lepA gene encoding elongation factor 4, with protein MKIRNFSIVAHIDHGKTTLSDRILEDTGTVPKRKMQAQLLDGMDLERERGITIKAKAVRIQYKDYILNLIDTPGHVDFSYEVARSLRACEGVLLLVDASQGVEAQTVAHAHLAQSLGLHIIPVMNKVDLSQSDADASEEQLWDILHEPVEAERVSAKTGMGIEHLLDRIIADVPAPQGDSTAPLRALIFDSYYDPFRGVIMYIRLVDGTVKPGQTIQFMSSGATYKTEEIGFMTPKQLHKCDKLSAGEVGYLVAGIKDIHQVKVGDTVTLAERPAQDPLPGYEDAKPVVFASIFPVETTDFPLLRKALEKLNLSDSSFHYQSETSKALGFGFRLGFMGILHIEIVKERLEREFNLSLIATSPNVVYHVKFTPRKSHPQELSALPDAPDDPGYKIIDNPANFPPHGDIIDIKEPVIHITIVTPVEFMDGVMTLLKEKRGVFMNMDHLSNQRVIIKYEMPMGEMVIDFYNKLKSVSKGYASFDYEVAGFRSSDVVLMEILLHGSPVDALSVVVHKEKAQTMGRALCAKLKELIGRQQFEVAVQAAINGKVIARETIPAFRKDVIAKCYGGDISRKRKLLEKQKEGKKRMKSIGSLNIPQEAFVAMLKIDEE; from the coding sequence ATGAAGATTCGTAACTTTTCCATCGTGGCCCATATTGACCACGGCAAAACAACCCTTTCCGACCGTATTTTAGAAGATACCGGCACCGTTCCCAAGCGCAAAATGCAAGCGCAATTATTAGACGGCATGGATTTAGAGCGCGAGCGCGGCATTACCATTAAAGCCAAAGCGGTGCGTATTCAGTATAAAGATTATATCCTAAACCTAATTGACACTCCCGGCCACGTAGATTTTTCGTACGAAGTGGCCCGTTCCTTGCGTGCCTGCGAAGGGGTTCTCCTCTTGGTGGACGCCTCGCAAGGGGTGGAAGCCCAAACCGTAGCGCATGCCCATTTGGCCCAAAGTTTAGGCCTTCACATTATCCCCGTTATGAACAAGGTGGATTTATCCCAATCTGATGCAGATGCTTCGGAAGAACAACTGTGGGACATTTTGCACGAACCGGTGGAAGCCGAACGCGTAAGCGCCAAAACAGGTATGGGGATAGAACATTTGCTAGACCGCATTATCGCTGATGTGCCTGCTCCGCAAGGCGATAGCACCGCTCCGCTTCGCGCCCTGATTTTTGATTCTTATTACGACCCCTTCCGCGGGGTTATTATGTATATCCGCTTAGTGGACGGCACTGTTAAACCGGGGCAGACGATTCAGTTTATGTCTTCCGGCGCCACTTACAAAACGGAAGAAATCGGGTTTATGACCCCCAAACAACTCCACAAATGCGATAAACTTTCCGCAGGGGAAGTAGGTTATTTGGTAGCAGGCATCAAAGATATTCACCAAGTAAAAGTAGGGGATACCGTCACCTTGGCCGAACGCCCCGCGCAAGACCCGCTCCCCGGCTACGAAGATGCCAAACCCGTTGTGTTTGCCAGCATCTTCCCCGTGGAAACGACCGATTTTCCGCTTTTAAGAAAAGCCTTGGAAAAATTAAATTTATCCGATTCTTCCTTCCATTACCAAAGCGAAACTTCCAAAGCCTTGGGTTTTGGTTTCCGTTTGGGTTTCATGGGAATTTTGCACATTGAAATCGTAAAAGAAAGATTGGAACGCGAGTTTAACTTATCGCTGATTGCCACCAGCCCCAACGTGGTGTATCACGTTAAATTTACTCCGCGCAAATCGCACCCGCAGGAACTTTCCGCTCTGCCGGACGCCCCCGACGATCCCGGATATAAGATTATTGATAACCCTGCCAACTTCCCGCCGCACGGCGATATCATTGATATCAAAGAACCGGTTATCCACATCACAATTGTTACGCCCGTGGAATTTATGGACGGCGTGATGACACTGCTGAAGGAAAAACGCGGTGTGTTTATGAATATGGATCACTTATCCAATCAGCGCGTGATTATCAAATACGAAATGCCCATGGGCGAAATGGTAATTGATTTTTACAATAAACTCAAATCTGTTTCCAAAGGGTATGCTTCCTTTGATTACGAAGTAGCCGGGTTTAGAAGTTCCGATGTGGTGCTAATGGAAATTTTACTCCACGGCTCGCCCGTAGATGCGCTTTCCGTTGTGGTACATAAAGAAAAAGCCCAAACCATGGGCCGTGCCCTGTGTGCCAAACTAAAAGAACTCATCGGCCGCCAACAGTTTGAAGTGGCCGTGCAAGCCGCCATTAACGGCAAAGTAATCGCGCGCGAAACAATCCCCGCCTTCCGCAAAGACGTTATTGCCAAGTGTTACGGGGGCGATATTTCCCGCAAGCGTAAACTGCTTGAAAAACAAAAAGAAGGAAAAAAGCGCATGAAGAGCATCGGCAGTTTGAACATTCCGCAGGAAGCGTTCGTTGCCATGTTAAAGATTGATGAAGAATAG